The Oscillospiraceae bacterium genome contains a region encoding:
- a CDS encoding membrane protein, translating into MQTLFLLWLACVNAAAFLICGWDKHQACRGKRRVPERTLLWLCALGGSFAFLAGMLLFHHKTRKPKFLYGVPLLLAMQVLAAFFVRALLF; encoded by the coding sequence ATGCAAACGCTTTTTCTGTTGTGGCTTGCCTGCGTTAACGCGGCGGCTTTTTTGATCTGCGGCTGGGACAAGCACCAGGCCTGCCGCGGCAAGCGGCGCGTTCCGGAGCGCACGCTGCTTTGGCTCTGCGCGCTGGGGGGCAGCTTTGCTTTTCTGGCGGGCATGCTTTTATTTCACCACAAAACCCGCAAGCCAAAATTCCTGTATGGCGTGCCCCTCCTTCTGGCAATGCAGGTGCTGGCCGCATTTTTTGTGCGCGCCCTGCTTTTTTGA